The Halobacillus amylolyticus nucleotide sequence TTTCTCCTCATATGTGAGGAGTTCCCTCAGGAACTCTTGATAAGTCCAAGAATGAGCTTCGGCCTTCCGGAGAAAGGTCGGAAGCTCTTTGGACATTTCGGACAGTCTTAAGTGATTAAGCTGATCCTGCAAGTTTTTAACCGAATACTCCATCTCAGGCACCCCCTAAGATATCCAGATAACTATCCAAATCTCTTAACCTTGCTTTCTCTTTAAAATGGGCAGGGGGTGGAGACATATCCGGTATTTGTGATGGTACGCTATTCGTATCCATGATCTGAACTCTATGCAAGTGCTCGGCTACGTCATAAAAGTCATTGGCACTCCATAGCTCCTGGTCAATACATTGCTCCAGGGCTGGATGGATGAACGCAGGAAAACATTTGATGGTTTTTTGTATAATTTGCAGCTGATCCCTGACATACCTGGGATAGCGTTTCGATATTTCTTCAAGAAAGAGATTAATCTTACTTTCCTCTTGAAATGGCTCTTTGACAGTGTCTTTATAGGCGTTAATTCCTCTTGTTCGATCTCTGGTGTGATGCTTATTCTTAATCAGTTGCCCTTTCCCTTTGGAAAGGGCGTGAATAGCTATCGGAGTATCTCCCCGTGTCTTTTCAATGATCAACTCGTTCTGGTCGATTCGTATGTAGACCTTGTTATCCCCATGAGGCTGATAAGTTCCCAAAGGGACGGAATAACGATTAGAGAGATACTTTACGATATTGTTCTTATGGACCGTTCTTGTTATACTTGAACCACGGTTACTCTCGAAAGAGAGTAGGGTAGAGACTTTTCGTAAGTGTGGCTTTTCCAGGGCAAACACTTCGACAGGTCTCTTTTTTGTTGTATTGTGAACTTGATAGTTTCCTTTCTTTTCAAGCCACCTCATGCATTGTTCATTCCAGGAGCTAATATTATGGAAGAGGCGGTGCTTCGCAAAATTCCTTTTAAGGAACTTGACCACATTTTCAACTTTACCCTTTGATTCTGGATCAGCAGCTTTACATAGATAAACGGAAAATCCTCTTTGCTGTTTGTACGCTTGGAACTCTTCTGTAAAGATAATATCTCCACCATTTTCGCTTACGGTCATTAACTTATCCTGGTCATAAACGATCTCTTCTGTTCTTCCTCCATAAAACTCAAAGGCGTTCTCATGAGAACGCAACACATCACGTGTAGTAAAAGGATGTTCCTGCCATTCCGCATACTTATATCGCGAATGAGAGAGGACAAAGGCAATGACATAAACTTTTCCCCCTTTCCCTTCAGCCTTTTCAACTTTCGCTTCTCCAAAGTCCACCTGCAATTGGTGACCGGGGGTAATTCCTCTATTTCTTCGTACGTTCGATACGTCAACGTTTTTGGTATGTGATACTTATCTCTCAATTCCCTCACATACGTTCGGACGGTGCTTTCCCCTACGTCTGAAAAAGAACATCGTTCTTCCAGCCAGTATGAAATTTGAGAGGCTGATAAATCCGGGTGTTCTTTCAACCATGAAAGAATTTGTTTCTGGTAAGGATCCAGTTTTCTTGATCTGGTTTTCAAAATCTCCACCCACTCCAATGCTTCTTCAAAGTCTTTATCTAGGTATTCATAAACTGTCGTTCTAGATAGGTTACATTTCCGGGCAATGGCTGCCACTCTAAATCCTTGCTTTTTTAATTGATGCACTTCCACAATGGTTTCTAATTTGTTCACCTTCCTGATCCTCCACTTCATCCGTTAACATTCATACCTATTTATTTTAACGGATGGGAGGTGATTGGGGATCAAAAAGTGTTCAAATTTATCAATCAAAATCTGTCTAGTTTAGTCTAGCAGTTACACCAATTCGATCAAGCTTATAAACTACCACTGTATCTCCTTCACGGAGATACTTCATCATTTCAGTGAATGCGGGCCGATCTTTTTTCGTTCCCGTAATTTTTTCTGAATAAATATTTTTTCCTTCCACACCGTATTTCTTTAACGCATCAAATTGCATATGTAAATTTTGATCTTTTGTACTGACCCGGGCATATCCAAATAACATATTTTTGTAACTCTGTGAATTTCAGTGATAAATGACGCATTAATTTGAGAGCTATTTGTCATAAGAAGGTTATCCCTAAACGAATTTGGTTGTTATATAAAAACACCATACGAATTTTTCGTACGGTGTTAAAAGATTTTTTTATGATTAGACGTTCAACACAGTGTTTCTATCTTTTGCAATCGCTATTTAATAAGTGAAGAGCTCTTATTAGCTGATATTAAGCAATTACTTTAGTTGCGGTACAAAATAAATCTAAAATCCCCCACCGCCCATTGGAGGACCACCCCTCCGAGACTTCTCTTTTTCAATGGCCCTTTCAACTTCTTTTTCTTGCTCTGTCTTCTCACGATAAGGGGTGTGGAATTTCCTTTTTTGTTTTCGTTTATCAAGGTAAACCATGAAAATTATAAATAAAACTAAAAACAATCCCCATAAAATGTTAGAAAGCAATGTGTACTCACCTTTCAATAATTGCTAAATCAAGCTATTAGCGAATGGCGCCCGTTTAAGTAAGATAAGCTTTTAGTGTCAAGAGTAGTCACGATCTTGAAATCGCTTAGAATTACTACGAGAAGACGGGATACCAAGCAAGACACGTAGAACCCCTATAAGAATAAAGGTGATCATTATTCCTAAAGCAATTCCCATAAAATTATGACCTCCCACTTATGCCTTTTAGTGTACTATCTTGAAGTTTTTTGTTCACAAAATTTTCTTTAAGTTAATAACAATTATTTCAAATATCCATAACTTTCACAAGGAGTTACTCCATTATATGGTCCTATACATAAAGAATGAGCACAATTCATTATTTCAGAATGGCGCCCCTTATACAGAAGACTTGATTTCAAGTTATCTTCCACCGTGGCTCCCTATAAGGGAAGAATAGGATCGCACAATTTCAGTTATTTGTGAAATTCAAAAAAAGACCCGACATCATTCTTAACTGCTTTTTGGAAAACTTCCCAAGCAATGATAAGATCTTGAAAGGCCAGACCTACACAACCAAATATCGTCGTTTGGTTGGAATCAGCCCTTCCACATCTTTGACTACCTAGTACCTCTCCTAATTCATAGACATTAAAAATCGACTCCTTAAGTTTCTTATCTTGAAGTACCCCCATTCTGTGGCCTAGTTCAACATCATCACAAACAATGACTGATTGTCCTAAAACATTTGGACTGACTTCAAACTTTCCTGGTTGGTCAGCACCGAGAGTAGTAATGTGTGTGCCTTCTTTTATCATCTCCGGATAAATAAAGGGAACTTTTGACCAGGTAGCCGTAATAATTATATCAGCATCCATCAAAGCCTCTTCTAATCTTTCACATATAATAAAAGAGGTTTTCAATTCCTTACTCATTTCATCAACAAATTTGATTGAATTCTGACTGTTTGTATCAAATACGTAGACTCTTGATATTGAACGAAAGTAAGATAAGGATTTCAATTGTGTTCTTCCTTGTACTCCACTACCTACAATTGCAACGTTCTTCGCTTCTTTTCTTGATAAAGTATGAGTGCCAAGAGCGCCAGCTAAACCTGTTCGAACTGCTGTCAAATAAGAAGAATCCATAATAGCTAACAATTCTCCTGTTTCTATATCATGTAGTTGGATAATTCCTTTTATGGCCTTAGAATCGTCTGGAAACTTAGCATGAGTTTTAACAGTGTAAGCTGGGGTCAAGTCAGGAAAATGCGGATTTACAACGTTAAGATTTAAAAAGGGAAAAGAACCTAAATCCTCTGTGTATTAACTGAGAATTTAGGTTCTTAATCTTCAACAATCGCGCCCCTTTTCATGAATACTTGATTTCGAGATATTATTAATAACGATCTTCCGATTTTGCCCCCTTTACCAGAAGACTTGGATTCGAGATAATTAAAAGACAATAAATTATCTGTTTTACCTTCCACTAAAATACGTTTCAAAATGTGTATGTTAAAATAGGAAAATAATCCACTATAAGTATAGAAAGGCGTGTATTCGATGGAATTAATAATCCTAGGAGGAATCATAGGTGCCATTTCAATTAGTGTAATTAAATTCGCAATTAAAGGAAAACCTTCGGATTCCAAAAGACGAGAGTACACTCCCACAAGTGATGTATATAGTGGAAAGAATAGAGATTATAGCAGTCATGCACCTGTAGAAACTCATAGAAAAGCTCCTTATGAAGAAGTGGACAAAACAGAATAAACTAAGAATTGATCATTGAAACATTAAAAATGGTGCCACCTTTTCCATTGTAACTCAACTCCTGTTCATCTTTTCTTCTATAATTATAATTGAAACTGTAATATAATATCCCGCAGAAATTATATTTACCTCTTACTTCGTCGCGCTATAATGAAATACACGCCAACCAATAAAACGACCGTAACAGCCAAATAGATATATACAGAATGATTATTTGTATTTGTTAAATCAACAGAAACTTCCTCTTTCGGTGCCTCTCCTTCACCTAGAGCATGAATATCCTCATCTGCTTCCGACAATAGTGCTGTTCTGGAACAGAGGCTGACATGAAGCCCGCCATCCCTTTCATTGGCATAGACGATATAATCCTTATTTAAACTAAATTCATATCCGCAGCTTGCTGAACTTCTTTCCGTATGTACGACAACCTCTGATTTATCCATTCCCTTCCATGTCTCTTCCACTTCTAAAACAACTGCAATTGGATCAGTAGATGATTGAATAAGATTATTTTTGTTCTTATCCATTATCTTCACCACTTTTCCAGAGAAAACCGCCATACTCTCCTCAAGTTCTTCTTCTGGTGTACCGGGTAACACGCATGAACAAGCATAACTGTTAGTTGGTAAAAAAGTTAGAATAAAGCTCGATGTTATCATAAACAAACCAGCATACCTGAAAATTTTCTTGTTTACTTTGGACAAAATCAATCCCTCCCCATACTAATTTGACGATATCTCACTTAAGAAGTTACAAAAAGCCTAATTTCTCCGTATTAGAATTGAGAAATTAGGCTTCTTTCATTACTGCATTAATTAGCCCGATTCAGAAGGACTCACTATTCCGTTAGCGCGCCCCATTAATTGAATACTTGGATTCAAGATAATTTAAAGGAAAACCCATATAGATAAGCAAAACATAGTGAAGTGATCTTGTTTGTTCCAATATGCAGATAATAAATTCATTTACTTGCCACATAGGTAAGCCACATTCCAATTATAGAATGCCTTTTTGCAATTTGTTATCTCATTAAAAAAATTCTGGAATGGGTGTCCTAGAAGCCTGATCCACCGCCAAATGTATTTCTATTTGCTTCCGCGTATGCCCGACTTTTAGCCTCTGCTTGGTTTAGGGAATCTGGTTTTCTTCTGTCTAACCGATAATCTCTGTTGTTCTTTTTGCTTTTGAAGAATATTTTTTTGAAAATAATTCCAATTAAACCAGGTAAAAACAACACAAAGAGAATTCCAAATAGTGTTAAGACTGCGCTTAGTATAAGCAATCACTCCCTCCGTTTGGATTAGTAAGAAGTTGAAACCACCTTCATATTAACACTGGACCTTAAAAGTAAAACGGATGCGTTATTCGATACACGCGCCCCCCTACAAGGGAAGATAATGGAGTAGAGCCAATTGCCTTATTTAGATTGTATTAATTTTAACACAAATTGGAGTCTTACTTTAAAAATCCTTATTCAAGAATATGCCCCTTTTCTGAAAGAAAGAGCGCAAGTCTTATTCAAGATTTGCTCCCTTAAACAGAAGACTTGATTTCAAGATAATCTAAAAAGACCATGATACAGACCTTCCACTATTGCCCCTTTATGCAGAAAGCCCAGTTTAAAGATAAATGAAACAGTGTGTTAGTTCGTATAAAGCTGTTTTGGTTAGGATATATTAATTCGATGAGTGTCAGAATCAGACACTTATGAGTAGTCTCGATCATTGTAAAGATCGGATCTCCTACGTGAGGATGAAATTCCGAGTAGAACACGAACTACTCCAATGAGAACAAAAATAATAACTAACCCTAATGCAGCTCCAATTTAAATACCACCTTTTATTGATGTTTCTACCCTTGTATTTCTCATCAGTATCAATTCAACATTACGTCGTTAGATTGAAGAATTGAATTTACATACTCTAAGCCGAAAGAAAGAGCTAAGCATTACATGCTGTCTAAACTTGATTACTTACTCATTTAAAAGATTCCGCAATTTGAATTAGTTCTTCTTTGGAAATTTCCGCTTCTTTACTTGTACTAGCCGTAGATAAATTGTAAACTACACCTTCATCCTTCCAAACTAACCGCTTAACTTTTGTTTTTTTATCATTCACTTCACTTTCAGCATAGTCACCATCAATGGCACCTACTTTCACTTCTTCCGTCTCCATGTCCAGATTAATGGACTCCCCGTTAAAAGTCATCAACTCTACAGAATTATTTTCACCAATAAAGTTAAAGTTAAATACTTTCTCCTCGTCCATAGTTGGAGTAGGTGAAAAAGAGGCATCTTCAACTTCAAAAGGAAATTCTGTTGGGAGCATGGGCTGATAAGACTTTTCCTCCAATTGTGTACGAAGATTTTCACCATCGTAGGATATTTGTCCGCTGGCATTACCATTTGTACACCCGCTTAAAATAAAAAAAGCTGCTATAATGGACAACAATAACACTCTCATTTCTGTTCCTCCTTAAAAAATTCCAATAATACATGTACGCATCATTACACCAAAAAGTTTCAAGCTAATCAGTAAGTAAATTTGAATTCTAAAAAACATAATAGTGCTTTATAAAATTCACATTTATCTCGAATTCAAGTCTTCAAGATAATGGCCGATTGTTGAAAGAGAAAGATGAAACACTTATCTAATAATTTTATAATCTTATCAGTAGGGTTTACTCTATTGATAATCTTTTGCATGACGATTATTACAGTGTTTTGACTGTCTCATATACATGTACCAAAATGGCTTAACGTTGTAAATCCGCATTTTCCTGACTTGACCCCAAGCTGGAATTGATTCTAACAACCCTGGGAACAGAACCATTGAACTAGTATTCTTTCTTGGAAGGTTTGATTGTGCACGTTGCCCCTTAATTTTAGTAGCATGTGAATATTTTATAAACCCTTCCTTAAGATCATTAATATGGTGTTTTGGGATGATTAACTGTCTAATGTCAAGATCACTTAAAAGTAAAGTCATGACTTCTCCTCTCTATAATTACTTAAAACCTACATTGACCACTCATTTATCCATTGGTTCGGCAAAGTCAATCCTGCTTGTTTGAGAGCAACAAAATATTGACCTTGATGTACCCCTTCATGTTGAACTGTAGTATTTAAAAACTCTAAGATAGTTAAATTTTCGCCTCCCATTCGAATTACTTCCCGATTAGTGTTCGAAAACTCTCCTGCTAATTCATTTGTACTTCTTTCTAACTGATCTTTAATGTCTATATCTTTCGAAGGAAGAACTCCAGGGAACGATACAGTACCCTTTCTTAATCCCTCTGTATATGTATCACGTACTCGAATTAAATGAATAAATAACTTTCTTAATGTACCTAATTCCGTTATTAACTGTTTATCCCATTGATTTTCAGGAATTTCTATTGCTAATCTGTTCGTCATATTAGCTGCATATACAAAGCCAATTGCATTCATTTGTCTATAACCTCTTTTCTACGTTGGTTCTTAGTAAGAAGATATTCGAGATTCTCAATCATCTTCTAAATAACTGCCCTTTAACTTAATACCAATTATTTCAAAATCACATCTTTTTCACAATACTTTATTCCAGATAATGGCCCTTTTCCGAAATAGTGTTTTATTAGTGTTTGTAAAAGTAAACCTTTTCGAACAGTTTAGTTTTACATCTACTAGTGATCTATTAACGTTCGAAAATAACCGAAAATCATTTTGTGAACGTCCGCGGTTTAGTCTATACATTTACGAACGATTTGATGTATAATTAAGAATATAAAAATAACTCTTATAGAAAGGTGCATCCTAGAATATGGAAAGTAGACGAATGGGGTACTTAAGGGTAAGTAGCAAAGACCAAAATGAAGAACGACAAATGGCGGCTATGAAAGAACATGGAATTAACGAACGGGATATTTTCATCGATAAAGTTAGTGGCAAAGATTTTAAACGCGAAAACTATCAACTCCTCAAACGTGTTCTTCGTCCAGGTGATATTTTATACATTCATGCGCTTGACCGTTTCGGAAGAAACAAAAACGAAATTGTCGAAGAGTGGAATGATATCACAAAAAATATTCAGGCAGATATAGTTGTCTTGGACATGCCCTTGTTAGACACCACCCAATACAAAGACAGCATGGGGACCTTTATTGCTGACCTCGTCTTACAAATTCTATCTTGGATGGCGCAAGAAGAAAGAGATCGCATTCGAAAACGGCAACGGGAAGGTATTGATGCCGCATTAAAACAAGGGAAAGCCCTTGGAAGACCGAAAGCTAATATAACAGAAGTCTTCCGAGAAACCTATGTGGAATGGAAAGAAGGAAAAATCACGGCCACTCGGGCTATGCAGAAAGCCCAGGTTAAGAAAACGACCTTTTATAAGCTTGTGAAACAGATGGAGGAGAATCCGACATAATCCTACCTATTTATACCTGAAGTATAAGAAAGGGGAAAAAACATGTCGCCTCATAATAATTCCGTCCTGACCTCTTACACTGAAGAACAAAGAGCCAAAGCCATGGAAAGGTTCCGTCTTATTCGCCCTTACTTAGAAGGCGAAACGTCTTTATCGACTATTGCTTTAGACACTTCTGTTTCATTACGTACTTTGCAAAGGTGGGCCCAATATTATCGCAAAGGGGGATTGCAAGCACTGGTGACCAAGGAACGCTTCGATCGAGGCAGCCGAAAATATCACCTGAAATCGTTAAAGTGATTGAAGGGCTTGCTTTAAAAAAAGCACCTCCCAGTATGGCTTCCATCCATCGAAAAGTTGAAAGGATTGCGATGGAGCATGGATGGACGGTTCCGAGCTATGGAACTGTCTACGATATTATCGAATCCCTTCCTTCTTCGTTAAAAACATTAGGGAATGAAGGATCAGTTATATACAAGGAAAACTTTGATTTAATTCATCGACGAGAAGCCCAACAGCCCAATGAGATATGGCAAGCCGATCATACCTTATTGGATATTTGGATTTGGAATGAAAAAGAAAAACCAGCTCGCCCTTGGCTAACCATTATTATGGATGACTATAGCCGTGCCGTAGCTGGTTACTTTTTAAGTTTTGATGCTCCTTCGGCTATTCAAACGTCTCTCGCATTACATCAAGCCATTTGGTCAAAGGAAGACAGCCGATGGAGGGTTTGTGGTATTCCGAGTATTTTCTATACGGATCATGGCAGTGATTTTACTTCGGACCATCTGGAACAGGTTGGTGCTGATCTACGTATGCAACTTATTTTCTCCACTGTTGGGGTCCCTAGAGGACGAGGGAAGATTGAGCGTTTTTTCCAAACCATCAACCAGTTATTTTTACAGGAGCAACCCGGTTACATCTCCCATTCACGACCTTCACTATCTCCATCTATGACTTTACCCGAACTTGATCGTCAGTTACGAGAATTTCTGATTGAAACGTATCATTTTCGTGTTCATGGAACAACTGGTTTCCCACCTGTGACACGCTGGGAATCCGAAGGTTTCCTTCCTCAACTCCCAAATTCTCTCGAGGATTTGGATTTACTATTATTGAATGTTGCTACATCTCGCCGTATCCATCCGGATGGCATACGATTTCAAGGTTTTCGCTATGAATCAACGACATTAGCTCCTTATATCGGAGAAGATGTGACCATTCGATATAACCCTCGTGATTTAGCTGAAATAAGGGTCTTTTTTCATCGCCAGTTTTTATGCCGGGCAATTTGTCCGGAACTAGCTGGGTATGAAGTGGATATCAAAGATATTATAGCTGCACGAAGTCATCGGAAAAGAAATGCCACCCGTCAAATCAAGACACGTAATGCGGTTTTTGAAGAGTTGGTACAAGATTCCCATAAAAGGTCCAAAACAACAGAAGCTGACGAAACTCCGAAATCATCTAACACAAAATTAAAGAGGTATAAGTATGAGTGATCAGTCAACCTTTTTAGAAACGAAGGAATATCGCCGTTTTGTGGAATTTTGTGAAGCTTGCCGGAAGTACCAATATATTGGTGTATGTTATGGGGAGGCTGGTGTCGGCAAGACAATGGCTGCAAAGCACCTCACCCGGTGGGACCTATTATCGCCATGGCTTGATCTTCCAAGAATAGAAGATGATCAACAAGTCCCATTAGAAGTCCTCGATGAACATACTCTGTATTATACAGCTCCTGTTGTTAAACCGGCTCAGATTGGAAGGGATTTATCTGTCTTGAATCTTCGCTTAGCCATGCTGCATGAAAAAGCGCATTATCAAAAAGATGGCATACAGAGACGAATCCCAGATTTTTATGGCAGTACCGAACTTGTACTCGTTGACGAAGCTGATCGTCTTAAATTAGTAGGGTTGGAATTAATCCGAGACATGTACGATCAACATCCAATGGGGGTCGTACTTATTGGTATGCCTGGTTTTGAGCGCCAACTAATGCGCTATCCGCAGTTATATTCCCGTATTGGCTTTGCGCATGAATATAGAACGTTAAAAAGAGATGAAATGACCTTCATATTAAAAAATAAATGGAAGGAACTCAGTCTGAACATTAACCTTGAAGATTTTACGGATTACGAGGCCTTTACGGCTGTCGTTCGTATGACTGGTGGGAATTTTCGGCTTATTCAGCGCCTCTTCACGCAAGTTGAACGAGTCATGGCCATCAATCAGGTCGAGACTATATCGAAAGAAGTGGTTGATGCGGCCAGGGAAAGTCTTGTAATTGGTCATAAATAGGAAGTTGTTATTGATTATTTCATCATAAAAGTTTGAATGAAACATTATGGGTTATGTACGTCATTTAAAGATGAAAAAATCCCGCCATTTATCTCTGAAGTTCACAGATAAATTTTCGGTTTCGTATGCTTGTTATCAAAAACGAACGATTATGAGAAGAGTAAACAGAGTAAAGAAACCAGTTTCACTCGTCATTTTTCCTGTACCTTTTTCGTTCCATAAAAAGGACCTTTTCCAAAAAAGTAATCTCTTGCTCTATAGTATTTTTCACACATTTATCATTGCAGTTATTAATCTCTCTCTTTAGTCGTATCAGTTCCCTGGATATAAAGGCTATTTCCCATTGATTCAAGTTCTATCCCCCTGACATCCTTTGACTTCCCTTTTTAACAGGAATTAGACATACCATTATCATCCTATTAGGGTTATCTTGATATTGAATCTTCTACATAAAGGGGGCATATTTGTTTGAGATTATCTTGAAATAAAGTCTTCCGTTAATACGAAGGGCCATTTTGCGGAAGATCGGTAGGAATTTTTTTGAAAGAAATTATAACCACTAAGCTGCAGATTTGTGAAAGAAGGAGTCTACTAAGAGATAGTGATGGTTTAAAATTCAGACTATTATAAAAATAAATTGAAAGGGCTTACAAATAATGATAA carries:
- a CDS encoding ornithine cyclodeaminase family protein, translated to MTPAYTVKTHAKFPDDSKAIKGIIQLHDIETGELLAIMDSSYLTAVRTGLAGALGTHTLSRKEAKNVAIVGSGVQGRTQLKSLSYFRSISRVYVFDTNSQNSIKFVDEMSKELKTSFIICERLEEALMDADIIITATWSKVPFIYPEMIKEGTHITTLGADQPGKFEVSPNVLGQSVIVCDDVELGHRMGVLQDKKLKESIFNVYELGEVLGSQRCGRADSNQTTIFGCVGLAFQDLIIAWEVFQKAVKNDVGSFFEFHK
- a CDS encoding DUF4367 domain-containing protein, yielding MRVLLLSIIAAFFILSGCTNGNASGQISYDGENLRTQLEEKSYQPMLPTEFPFEVEDASFSPTPTMDEEKVFNFNFIGENNSVELMTFNGESINLDMETEEVKVGAIDGDYAESEVNDKKTKVKRLVWKDEGVVYNLSTASTSKEAEISKEELIQIAESFK
- a CDS encoding DinB family protein, whose translation is MNAIGFVYAANMTNRLAIEIPENQWDKQLITELGTLRKLFIHLIRVRDTYTEGLRKGTVSFPGVLPSKDIDIKDQLERSTNELAGEFSNTNREVIRMGGENLTILEFLNTTVQHEGVHQGQYFVALKQAGLTLPNQWINEWSM
- a CDS encoding recombinase family protein, with the protein product MESRRMGYLRVSSKDQNEERQMAAMKEHGINERDIFIDKVSGKDFKRENYQLLKRVLRPGDILYIHALDRFGRNKNEIVEEWNDITKNIQADIVVLDMPLLDTTQYKDSMGTFIADLVLQILSWMAQEERDRIRKRQREGIDAALKQGKALGRPKANITEVFRETYVEWKEGKITATRAMQKAQVKKTTFYKLVKQMEENPT
- a CDS encoding AAA family ATPase translates to MSDQSTFLETKEYRRFVEFCEACRKYQYIGVCYGEAGVGKTMAAKHLTRWDLLSPWLDLPRIEDDQQVPLEVLDEHTLYYTAPVVKPAQIGRDLSVLNLRLAMLHEKAHYQKDGIQRRIPDFYGSTELVLVDEADRLKLVGLELIRDMYDQHPMGVVLIGMPGFERQLMRYPQLYSRIGFAHEYRTLKRDEMTFILKNKWKELSLNINLEDFTDYEAFTAVVRMTGGNFRLIQRLFTQVERVMAINQVETISKEVVDAARESLVIGHK